One Defluviimonas aquaemixtae DNA window includes the following coding sequences:
- a CDS encoding GlxA family transcriptional regulator: MTSKNTPTSIRTVVVGAPVAVTAIAFSILDVLASAGRGWETLHGEQPGPPKFQGSLRTLDGQEYRDVNGRVVMPDGRLDSGATPDLIVVPALDLDPRSPLPDLLLPVAAWVAHCHSQGSIVASVCSGAMVLAASGLLDGQEATTHWAFADGLARRFPAVKVRRERILIPAGEGHRVITAGGTSAWTDLVLYLIGRFSGEVTARHVAKSWLLDPHSVGQLTYASLAAGRQHEDRLVADGQAWAADHYSHPTPVAAMAERSGLTERSFLRRFKRATGLTPVEYVQRLRIEEAKQLLETTKLPIDEIAAEIGYSEPSSFRSAFRKQVGQPATAYRRRWSMIAHTE; encoded by the coding sequence ATGACCTCTAAAAACACGCCCACATCAATTCGGACTGTCGTTGTCGGCGCACCCGTCGCCGTAACGGCAATCGCATTCTCTATTCTCGATGTGCTTGCGTCGGCCGGCCGCGGCTGGGAGACGTTGCATGGTGAGCAGCCTGGGCCGCCCAAGTTTCAAGGCAGCCTTCGCACACTTGACGGTCAGGAATACCGGGATGTGAATGGCCGCGTCGTGATGCCCGATGGAAGGCTTGACAGCGGGGCAACGCCAGATCTGATCGTAGTTCCAGCTCTAGACCTCGATCCGCGGAGCCCTCTTCCTGACCTGCTGCTTCCCGTTGCCGCCTGGGTCGCGCACTGCCACTCCCAAGGTTCCATCGTCGCCTCCGTCTGCTCTGGAGCCATGGTTCTCGCGGCATCCGGTCTGCTGGACGGTCAGGAGGCGACGACACATTGGGCCTTTGCTGATGGCCTCGCCCGGCGATTTCCCGCAGTGAAAGTCAGGCGAGAACGCATCTTGATCCCGGCAGGCGAAGGACATCGTGTCATCACCGCCGGGGGCACTTCGGCCTGGACCGATCTTGTCCTCTACCTGATTGGCCGGTTTTCTGGAGAGGTGACGGCGCGACATGTTGCAAAGTCGTGGCTGCTTGATCCGCATTCTGTCGGGCAGTTGACATATGCGTCGCTCGCGGCTGGCCGTCAGCATGAGGACCGATTGGTTGCGGACGGCCAGGCCTGGGCGGCGGATCACTATTCACACCCGACACCGGTCGCTGCGATGGCGGAACGAAGTGGCCTGACCGAGCGGAGCTTCCTGCGCCGGTTCAAGCGAGCCACCGGTTTGACGCCCGTGGAGTACGTTCAGAGGCTGCGCATCGAGGAAGCCAAGCAGCTGCTCGAGACCACGAAACTGCCGATCGACGAGATTGCCGCGGAAATCGGATACTCGGAACCATCGAGCTTCCGCTCTGCTTTCCGCAAGCAGGTCGGCCAGCCGGCAACGGCCTACCGACGTCGCTGGTCAATGATTGCTCATACCGAGTGA
- a CDS encoding PaaX family transcriptional regulator C-terminal domain-containing protein: MDPLAPLIDALHAEGRPRVWSLVITVMGDAVQPRGGRVALARLALILGRLGVEPGALRTALSRLARDGWVVRERTGRVSHYRLSARGLAEYEPAARRIYAAPAKTPVVWTLALTEDAADGFSLGGGLSLISGPEAKAGTALSVTGGLRCAPGIGTKLMPPEQRTALDRLFADLDCLDPAELSPGDAMAARTLLIHRWRRISLRWPDLPAPLAPVPPGPARPRVAAAYRRLLPVSEAWLSDPETGAEPLPGADASLARRFTQS, encoded by the coding sequence ATGGACCCTCTCGCCCCGCTCATTGACGCGCTGCACGCCGAAGGACGCCCCCGGGTCTGGTCGCTCGTCATTACCGTGATGGGCGACGCGGTCCAGCCGCGCGGCGGCCGCGTGGCGCTTGCCCGGCTCGCGCTTATTCTCGGCCGGCTCGGCGTCGAGCCCGGCGCGCTTCGCACCGCGCTTTCGCGGCTTGCGCGGGACGGCTGGGTCGTCCGCGAGCGGACCGGACGGGTGAGCCACTACCGGCTGAGCGCGCGCGGGCTCGCCGAGTACGAGCCCGCCGCCCGGCGCATCTATGCCGCGCCGGCCAAGACGCCGGTCGTCTGGACGCTCGCGCTCACCGAGGACGCGGCCGACGGATTTTCGCTTGGCGGCGGGCTGAGTTTGATCTCGGGGCCGGAGGCGAAGGCCGGGACCGCGCTGTCGGTGACCGGCGGTCTCAGGTGCGCCCCCGGTATCGGCACGAAACTGATGCCGCCCGAACAGCGCACCGCGCTCGACCGGCTGTTTGCCGATCTCGACTGTCTCGACCCGGCCGAATTGAGCCCCGGAGACGCGATGGCGGCGCGCACGCTTCTAATCCACCGCTGGCGGAGGATCTCGCTCCGCTGGCCAGACCTGCCCGCCCCGCTCGCGCCCGTGCCGCCTGGTCCCGCACGGCCCCGCGTTGCCGCCGCCTATCGCCGTCTGCTGCCTGTATCCGAAGCTTGGCTCTCTGACCCCGAAACTGGCGCCGAGCCGCTGCCGGGGGCTGACGCCAGCCTGGCCCGCCGCTTCACTCAGTCCTGA
- the paaZ gene encoding phenylacetic acid degradation bifunctional protein PaaZ codes for MLTPSSYIAGRWIPPGASAQVIESPVTGEAIARAGSDELDFGAAVEWATGTGGPALRAMNIHDRARMVKAVALMLQERKEELYALNPLTGATRKDGWIDIEGGIMTALTMASKARRGMPDGAIHLDGEVERLSRTGTFLGRHIAVSLRGVAVQINAFNFPVWGMLEKLAPALIAGVPVIVKPATQTSYLTEAAFRMIVESGLVPEGTVQLVVGGTGDLLDRLGPQDVISFTGSAATALKLRANPRLLAASTRFIAEQDSLNAAVLGPDAGPGTPEFDLFIKEAAVEMTVKAGQKCTAIRRVIAPAAHARAVADALSARLADITIGDPADPATRMGALVSTGQKQDVAARAAEIAAEARLAFRHSGAPAEGAFAAPELYLCDDPDAARAVHDTEAFGPVATILPARDLDHAARLANLGGGSLVSSLFTHDPDIARTYALKAAAWHGRIYVNDRDSAAEATGHGSPLPHMIHGGPGRAGGGEELGGVRGVLHYMARTAVQGSPRMLSAITGEHAPGDKSHEGPAHPFRRDFDALEISETILTGPREVTLADIEHFAQFTGDTFYAHMDEKAAKANPFFPGRVAHGYLILSFAAGLFVDPAPGPVLANTGLNGLRFRKPVSPGDTIRVRLTVKRKTRRTEDYGEVAWSVTVLNQSDEPVAEYELLTMVARSG; via the coding sequence ATGCTCACCCCATCCTCCTACATCGCCGGGCGCTGGATCCCGCCCGGCGCTTCGGCCCAGGTGATCGAGAGCCCCGTGACCGGGGAAGCGATCGCACGCGCGGGCTCTGACGAGCTCGACTTCGGTGCGGCGGTGGAGTGGGCAACCGGCACCGGCGGTCCGGCGCTGCGCGCCATGAACATCCACGACAGGGCGCGGATGGTGAAGGCCGTGGCGCTGATGCTCCAGGAACGGAAGGAGGAGCTCTACGCGCTCAACCCGCTGACCGGCGCGACCCGCAAGGACGGTTGGATCGACATCGAGGGCGGCATCATGACCGCGCTGACGATGGCGTCGAAGGCGCGGCGCGGGATGCCGGACGGTGCGATCCATCTCGACGGCGAGGTAGAGCGGCTGTCGCGGACGGGAACGTTTCTTGGCCGCCACATCGCCGTGTCGCTTCGCGGCGTCGCTGTCCAGATCAACGCGTTCAACTTCCCGGTCTGGGGGATGCTCGAAAAGCTCGCGCCCGCGCTCATCGCGGGCGTACCCGTGATCGTCAAGCCTGCGACCCAGACAAGCTATTTGACCGAGGCGGCTTTCCGGATGATCGTCGAAAGTGGGCTCGTCCCCGAAGGCACGGTGCAGCTCGTCGTAGGAGGCACGGGCGATCTTCTCGACCGGCTCGGGCCGCAGGACGTCATCAGCTTCACCGGCTCCGCCGCGACCGCGCTGAAGCTTCGAGCGAACCCGCGCCTCTTGGCCGCCTCCACCCGCTTCATCGCCGAGCAGGACAGCCTGAACGCCGCCGTTCTCGGCCCCGACGCTGGGCCGGGCACGCCGGAGTTCGACCTTTTCATCAAGGAGGCGGCGGTCGAGATGACGGTGAAGGCGGGTCAGAAATGCACCGCCATCCGCCGCGTGATCGCGCCAGCGGCGCATGCGCGAGCCGTCGCCGACGCGTTGTCCGCCCGACTCGCCGATATCACGATCGGCGACCCGGCCGATCCGGCTACCCGGATGGGCGCGCTCGTCTCCACCGGACAGAAGCAGGACGTCGCCGCCCGCGCCGCGGAGATCGCGGCCGAGGCCCGGCTCGCCTTCCGCCATTCCGGCGCACCCGCAGAGGGCGCCTTCGCAGCGCCCGAGCTCTACCTTTGCGACGATCCCGACGCCGCCCGCGCGGTGCACGATACCGAGGCCTTCGGCCCGGTGGCGACGATCCTGCCCGCCCGCGACCTCGACCATGCGGCCCGGCTCGCCAATCTCGGCGGCGGCAGCCTCGTATCCTCGCTTTTCACGCATGACCCTGACATCGCCCGCACCTATGCCCTCAAGGCTGCCGCCTGGCATGGCCGCATCTACGTGAACGACCGCGACAGTGCGGCCGAAGCGACTGGCCACGGCTCGCCCCTGCCGCACATGATCCATGGCGGGCCGGGCCGCGCGGGTGGTGGCGAGGAGCTGGGCGGCGTGCGCGGCGTCCTGCACTACATGGCACGGACGGCGGTGCAGGGCAGCCCGCGGATGCTTTCCGCCATCACCGGCGAACATGCGCCTGGCGACAAGAGCCATGAGGGTCCCGCCCACCCATTCCGGCGCGATTTCGACGCGCTCGAGATCAGCGAGACGATATTGACCGGGCCGCGCGAGGTCACGCTGGCAGATATCGAACATTTCGCCCAATTCACCGGCGACACGTTCTACGCTCACATGGACGAGAAGGCCGCGAAGGCGAACCCGTTCTTTCCCGGCCGTGTCGCCCACGGCTACCTGATCCTCTCGTTCGCCGCCGGGCTCTTTGTCGACCCGGCACCGGGCCCAGTCCTCGCCAATACCGGGCTGAACGGGCTGAGATTCCGCAAGCCCGTGAGCCCCGGCGACACGATCCGCGTGCGGCTGACCGTGAAGCGAAAGACCCGTCGGACGGAGGATTACGGCGAGGTTGCATGGTCCGTGACAGTGTTGAACCAGTCAGACGAGCCGGTCGCCGAATATGAGCTTTTGACCATGGTCGCGCGTTCAGGCTAA
- the paaI gene encoding hydroxyphenylacetyl-CoA thioesterase PaaI, with product MTPQDRAERSAATMWAGDAASKLLGMTLDAVGPGRAVLSFTVGPEHLNGHGICHGGYIFTLADSAFAFACNSYNRIVVAQHNAITYLSPGREGERLKAEAVEVSLNGRSGTYDVTVTGGDGRKVALFRGASRQVEGQHFEEKS from the coding sequence ATGACACCGCAGGACCGCGCCGAGCGAAGCGCCGCCACAATGTGGGCGGGCGACGCGGCCTCGAAGCTTCTCGGCATGACGCTGGACGCCGTGGGGCCGGGACGTGCGGTCCTCTCGTTCACGGTGGGGCCCGAGCATCTGAACGGCCACGGTATCTGTCACGGCGGCTACATCTTCACGCTTGCCGACAGCGCCTTCGCCTTTGCCTGCAACAGCTACAACCGCATCGTCGTGGCGCAGCACAACGCGATCACCTACCTCTCGCCGGGGCGGGAGGGGGAGCGGCTGAAGGCCGAGGCGGTCGAGGTAAGCCTGAATGGCCGCTCGGGCACCTACGACGTGACCGTAACGGGCGGCGACGGGCGCAAGGTGGCGCTCTTCCGCGGTGCCTCCCGGCAGGTCGAGGGCCAGCATTTCGAGGAGAAGTCATGA
- the pcaF gene encoding 3-oxoadipyl-CoA thiolase, which yields MTEAFLCEGLRTPIGRYGGALSSVRPDDLLAGVIRAVMAAAPGLPGEAVDEVIIGCANQAGEDNRNVARMAALLSGLPRDVPGVTVNRLCGSGLDAVGMAARAVRLGEAEVVIGGGVESMSRAPFVMPKAEAAFSRNTEIYDTTIGWRFVNPALKAQYGIDSMPETAENVAEEFNVSRADQDAFALRSQTRALAAIASGRMAEEIAPVSVPQRRGVPVVVERDEHPRESTAEKLAALHTPFRVGGTITAGNASGVNDGAAALIVASEAAVTRHGLIPRARIKGMASAGVAPRIMGMGPVPATEKLLAQHGLSMKDIGLIELNEAFAAQALAVLRGLGLPDDAEQVNPNGGAIALGHPLGMSGARLALTAAVEMGKRGAEHALCTMCVGVGQGVSLLLERP from the coding sequence ATGACCGAGGCGTTTCTCTGCGAGGGTCTCCGCACACCCATCGGGCGCTATGGCGGGGCGCTGTCATCGGTCAGGCCCGACGATCTTCTGGCCGGCGTGATCCGGGCGGTGATGGCGGCGGCGCCGGGCCTGCCGGGCGAGGCGGTGGACGAGGTTATCATCGGCTGCGCCAACCAGGCGGGCGAGGACAACCGCAACGTGGCGCGGATGGCGGCGCTCCTGTCCGGGCTGCCGCGTGACGTGCCGGGCGTCACGGTGAACCGGCTCTGCGGGTCGGGGCTCGACGCGGTGGGCATGGCCGCCCGCGCCGTCCGGCTGGGCGAGGCCGAAGTCGTCATTGGCGGCGGCGTCGAGAGCATGAGCCGTGCGCCCTTCGTCATGCCCAAGGCCGAGGCGGCGTTCTCGCGCAACACCGAGATTTACGACACCACCATTGGCTGGCGCTTCGTGAACCCCGCCCTGAAGGCGCAATACGGCATCGACTCCATGCCCGAGACCGCCGAGAACGTGGCCGAGGAGTTCAACGTCTCGCGCGCCGACCAGGACGCCTTCGCACTCCGCTCGCAGACCCGGGCGCTCGCCGCCATCGCCTCGGGCCGGATGGCCGAGGAGATCGCGCCGGTCAGCGTGCCGCAGCGCCGGGGCGTGCCGGTGGTGGTCGAGCGCGACGAACATCCGCGCGAATCCACCGCCGAGAAGCTCGCAGCGCTGCACACGCCGTTCCGGGTGGGCGGAACGATCACCGCTGGCAATGCCTCGGGCGTGAATGACGGCGCGGCGGCGCTGATCGTGGCCTCGGAGGCGGCGGTGACGCGGCACGGGCTAATCCCCAGGGCGCGGATCAAAGGCATGGCCTCGGCGGGCGTCGCGCCGCGGATCATGGGGATGGGGCCGGTCCCGGCGACCGAGAAACTCTTGGCGCAGCACGGACTTTCCATGAAGGACATCGGTCTCATCGAACTCAACGAAGCATTCGCCGCCCAGGCGCTCGCCGTGCTGCGCGGGCTCGGGCTGCCCGATGATGCGGAGCAGGTGAACCCGAACGGCGGCGCGATCGCGCTCGGTCATCCGCTCGGCATGTCCGGGGCCCGGCTGGCGCTGACGGCGGCGGTCGAGATGGGCAAGCGCGGGGCAGAACACGCACTTTGCACGATGTGCGTGGGCGTCGGACAGGGTGTCTCGCTTCTGTTGGAGCGCCCGTAA